The segment GACTGGGGCGGTTTACAGGTGCAGATGGAACGCGAGGTGCAGCGGTTGTTACGGCGTGAGTTACAAAGTAATCCGTTGTTGGTGTTTTTGATGCAGCCTCCCAAAGAAGAAGCGGTGAAAACAACTGTTGAGACTCCTGCTACTCCGAGTCCTACTGCCGGTCGGGCCACGCGGCGTCGTCCGACTGCAAGAGTTGCTTCCTAGGGTTATTTGCCGATAGGGGTAGTGTTACTGTGCCTACCCCACAAGCATTAGGGGCAACTACAGCCACCGTTTGCCCCTCCATAAAATACGAGAGCCCCGATAAGCATTAGGGGCAACCACAGCCACCTTTTGCCCCTACATAAGATAAGGCAGAGGGTGGCGAGGCTTTTATTAGCCAAGGCGGGTACTAGCAAGGGCTAAGCCGACGTGCTTGGCAGACAGGTGAATGAGGGAGAGTTCGTCTTGCTTGAGGGTGGAGGGTTGTTTCCACTGTAGGGATAGGACGGCAACGGTTGTGTTGCGGTAGGTGATGGGAACGACGAGATGGGCCTGAATGCCTGATTCTTGGTAATGGGTGACACCGGCCAACTCTGCATCTGCCGGCACGTTGACGGAACCTTGAATTTTTTGGCTTTTGATGGCTTCTTTAACGAGGGAGTCGCCCGAAAGCCAGTTTGGGGGGTTGTCTATGTTGCTTTGGATGCCGGCGGTGGCAGAAAGTGTGTCTGCTTCAACAATTTGCAAAACGCAAACGTCGCTGTTAAAGCTTTTGGCAAAGGCGGTAGCGATGGGTTTGAGGGTTGCTGGTAGCGAGTCAGCCGTTTGGGCGGCTTCTGCTATGGCTGCGAGCAAGTTGGTTTGTACTTGGGCTCGGCGCAGTTCTTCGATGCGCTGCATTTGCACGTCGTAGGTTTCTGCTGCTCGCTCCACTACGGCTTTCAGTTCGTTGGGGTCCCAAGGTTTTGTGATGTATTTATAGACTTGGCCGGAGTTGATGGCTTCTACGAGATCCTCTATGTCGGTGAAGCCGGTTAGGATAATTCGCACGGTGTTGGGGAACTGTGGCAGGGTTTTTTTGAGAAATTCAGTTCCTTTCATTTCTGGCATTCTTTGGTCAGAAATGATGACGGCGACTTCTCCTTCTTTTTGTAGCAGTTCTAAGGCTCGG is part of the Ancylothrix sp. D3o genome and harbors:
- a CDS encoding response regulator → MENAIPELEEIRRQLMSQARPKKPKMLVVDDEPDNLDLLYRTFRREFQVLKAESGVRALELLQKEGEVAVIISDQRMPEMKGTEFLKKTLPQFPNTVRIILTGFTDIEDLVEAINSGQVYKYITKPWDPNELKAVVERAAETYDVQMQRIEELRRAQVQTNLLAAIAEAAQTADSLPATLKPIATAFAKSFNSDVCVLQIVEADTLSATAGIQSNIDNPPNWLSGDSLVKEAIKSQKIQGSVNVPADAELAGVTHYQESGIQAHLVVPITYRNTTVAVLSLQWKQPSTLKQDELSLIHLSAKHVGLALASTRLG